The genomic segment CCGAGCGCCTGCTGCGCGCCGAGTCGCCGCTGATCTGGGCCGGCCAGGGCGTGCTCTACGCCGAAGCTTCCGCCGAGTTGCAAACCGTCGCCGAGCTCCTCGGCGCTCCCGTCATGACCACCCTGCAGGGTAAGAGCGCCTTCAACGAGCGCCACGAGCTGTCGGCCGGCGTGGGCGCCTACGTCGAGACCGGCATGGTGACCCACTACCTGGAGCACAGCGACACTCTGCTGGGCGTGGGCGCGAGCCTCAGCCTCAGCCCGTTCACGCCCAAGATCCCCGACGGCAAGACGATCATCCACGCGACCAACGACCCTGCCGACTTGCACAAGGTCTATCCCGCCGACGTGGCCGTCTGCGCCGACGCCAAGCTGTTTCTGGCGCAACTGGCCGAGGTCTTGCAGTCCCGCGTCGGCGCTTCGCAGCAGGAGCTGCGGCGGAGCACCGTCGCCAAACTCGCCGAGCTGCGCCGCGCCTGGCGCGCGGACTTCGCCGCCGAGTTCAATGACGAGAGCGACCCCGTCAACGGCTACCGGCTCTTCGGCGAGCTGTGGAGCCTGATCGACCCCGACACCTCGATGGTCACGCACGAGTCCGGCGCCACCCGCGACATCCAGTGCGTGTTCTACGAATCGACCGTGCCGCGCAGCTATCTCGGCTGGGGGCAATCCTCGCAGCTCGGCTTTTCGCTGGGACTGGCCATGGGCGCCAAGCTGGCCAATCCCGACAAGCTCGTCGTGAACGTGATGGGCGACGGCGCCGCCGGCATGACCGGCATGGACTGGGAGACGGCCTCGCGCGAGAACATCCCCATCCTCAGCGTCATCAAGAACGACGCCATCTTCAGCGGCTACGACCGCAACATCCCCACCGCCATCGAGAAGTTCGGCGTGTCCTCGCTCTACGGCGACTACGCGGGAGTGGCGACGGCGTTGGGGTGCCACGGTGAGAAGGTGAGCACGGTGGCCGAGCTGCGGCCGGCGCTCCAGCGCGCCATCCGCGCCACGCAAGAGGGCCAGCCCGCCGTGGTGGACGTGACCACCGCCGAAACCCGGCGGCTCTCAATCCCGCCGCCCGAGCGCAAGACAACTTAGCCGTCTAGCGCGCGTTCCGGACCGCACCGGTCCTCGGAAGCCTTCGCCGTGCCATCGGCAAACGCGCTGGCTGCCGGCCGCTAGAAGCCCTCGTCCTCCTCGCCGAACCACTTGCTGATCATCGCGTTCAGCGTGCCGTCGTCTTTCATCTCGCCGATGGCCTGGTCCAGTTTGTCCTTCAACTCACCGTCGTCTTCTCGAACGCCGATGCCCACGCCGAGGTCGAGCTTCACCTCGGGGCCGACGATGGCCAGCATTCCCTCGTGTTCAGCCATGCTCTCGCGCGCGAACGCCAAATCCACCAGCGCCGCATCCGCCGCGCCGCTCAGCACGGCCGCAATGGCGTCGGGTACCAGCTCGAACTCGAGAAGCGTTGCGCCCGATTGCGACGCCAGGTAGTCGGCCTGGACCGTGGCCCCCTGGGCGGCCACGGTGCCGTTGACCGCGTTGTCGCCGGCGCCGGCCGCGGCGAGATAGACCGACGCGCTGGGCGGGAGGTACGGCTGCGAGAAGTCAATGATCTCGTCGCGCTCCACCGTGATGCTCATCCCGGCAATAATCGTGTCGTAGTCGCCGGCCACGAGATTGGAAATGATGGTGTCCCAATCGTTGGTCACCCAGGTGCACTCGAGATTGGCCCGCCGGCACAGCTCATCGCCCAGCTCTCGCTCGAACCCGTCGACCTCACCGTCGTCGTTGATGAAGTTGTAGGGCGGATAGGCGCCCTCGGTTCCCATCCGGACGGCTTCGGGCGTTTCGGAGCATGCCAAGGAAACCGCGAGGAGTACCGCAACTATCGCGCCGAAGAGGATGCCCCTAGCCATGTCTACCGCTCCCAATGTCGTGGCAAAGGCCCGCTTCGGAGTTTCCCACGCGAACCGGACCGCCCTCCGCCGGACATGGCCGGGAGGATCGTCAGGGTGTCGCCGTTTGCGGTCGGCGTGGCCAGACCATCCAGCGTGGCGACGTCCTGCTCGTTGAGGAACAGGTTCGTCGCCTCGAGCACGTTGCCGCTGGGCGGCGTCAGCGATTCGCGCAGCGACGGATAAACGACGAATAGCGCATTGAGCGCCTGCTGCACCGTGCTCGCCTGTAGGTCAACGCTGCGCGCTCCCGCCGTGTGGTGTCGCAGCACCTGGGGAATGCGGATGGTGACGGTGGGCATGAGGCGGCGTGGGCCGGGGCTGCGGCGGGCTATTTTCCGCGATGCATCGCGCCGGTGGCAACGCCGCTCCCCGACTTTCGGCGGCCCATGACGCGACTTACGATGGGATAGCGGATCCGCCACGTGAGAAACCCCATGCAACCCAAGGTCGTCGATCCCGGCGAGGTCGCCGCGGAGCACGTCTATCCCGACGCCCCGAGCAAGGTCATCAAGCGCAACCTGGTGACCCACCGGGACGACGCGCCGAACTTCGGCATGCGCCTCTTCGAGGTCGAGGCCGGCGGCGCCACCGATCATCACCAGCATCCCTGGGAGCACGAGGTGTTCATCGTCAGCGGCAGCGGTCACCTGCTCACCGACGACGGGCTCAAGCCCTTCGCGCAGGGTCAGGCCGTGTTCGTGCCGCCCATGGCCATGCACCAGTTCCAGAACACGGGCGCCGCGCCGCTGCAGTTCATCTGCATGATCCCCAACAGCGGGGACTGTCAGTAGCGCGGCTCGACGGCAAGCCCGTCATCGCGGGGTGAGAAACCGCTGAACAGAGACGTCCTTGGGGTAGGTTGACGCAGATCAGTTCCTGCCGTCCGCAATGAACGCACCGCACGGATTCCGCTTTCTGTCCCGCAGCCCCTTTGCGGTCGTTTGCGCCTGCTCGATGCTTCTGGCAGTGGCCCTCACGACCGCCTGCGGCGGCCTGGAGACCTCGCCGGAGACCGACCGGGCGGCGCTGACCCTGCTGTATCAGGCCACCGACGGACCCAATTGGATCCACCGCGCCAACTGGCTCACCGATTCGCCCCTGGACCAGTGGGACGGCGTGACCACCGACGAGGACGGTCGGGTGACTGGCCTGGACCTCTTCCGCAACAACGTGTCCGGCGTCATACCGACGGACGTTGGCAACCTGGACAAGCTGGTGGTTCTGAACGTAGCGAACACGCATGACCCCGTTGGTTCGGCGGTGGCCGACATCATTGTCGGTTTTGCAAGTCTTATAGAGCTGGTGTTCACCGGAGACACAACGCTCGACACTAGGAACCCGCCCGAATACAACGACTTGTATGGGTGCATTCCAAGCCGTCTGCAAGGGCAGTTGGACTCCGAGCAGTCCAGCCTGGGCGGGCTCGGGTTCTGCGACGGGTCGAACGAGGCGGAGAGCACAAATGCGCTGGCCCTCGAATATGCCGTCCTTAAGGGAGACGGAGCGGCGGTGCGACGTCTCCTCCGCGACGACGTTGACGTCGCCTGTGCCGACGACTCCGGTCCCACGGTGCTACACGCAGCAATCGCCCAAGGGATCGCTGATATAGCTCGAATGTTGGCGGAGCGATGCGCAGAGGAGCTGGACGACGCGAGCAGCGGCGCCCTCTACGAGCTTGCCCTCGACCGCGGAACCCCCGAGATTGTCGAGGTCCTGCTGGATGCCGGCGTCGACATCCCCTGCTCCAGCGAGTCGGACCGCACGCGTCTTCACGTTGCGGTCGTGTACGAGTACGTTGAATTGGCGCGAATGGTCGCGGAGAAATGTCCGGAAGTCTTGAACTCCGTGCGTACGAGCCGCATCGACGAGCAGACGCCCTTGAGCCTGGCAATCGCAATCCGCAACCAGAAGCTGATCCGAATACTCATCGAAGCGGGCGCGGACCCCAATGTGAGAGTTGTGCCTGACTATGAGGTCGGTTCCCATCTGGCGCATGCGGTCGAGGGAGGCGACCTGGCAATCGTGGAGCTCCTCCTCGAGGCAGGCGCGGACCCGAATGTCTCCGACGCTGATTTGGGAGCGCCGAGCTATCGGGCAACGCCCCTCGCTCGGGCCTATCACAACGACCGGGCAGATCTGGTGCGAGTTCTCGTTGAGGGAGGTGCAAAGCTCGGCGACCGCGGAAGTGAAATGCTCTCGGGGGCGATCTCCAGCGGCAGGGCGGAGCTGGTCGACGCATTGGTAGAGGCCGGCGCGGACGTCAATGCAACGGCCGCCAATGGTTGGTCCATGCTCAAATGGGCGGTCGTGAAGGACAGCGCCGAAATGGTAGGCGTACTCGTCGAAGCAGGCGCGGACGTTAATGCCACGGATGCCAACGGTGAACACATTCTCTTCGACGCGGTCTTGCACGGCAGTTCTGAAGTCGTAGAGACACTGGTCGCGGCAGGCGCGGACGTGAATGCAAGGGACAAGAACGGTCGTTCCGTGCTCGGCAAGGCCAGGCTATTCAACGATCCCGAAGTGATCCGGATTCTCATCAACGCCGGCGCGAAGGAATGAGAGCGATCAGGCGGCCGGCAGTCGGCGCCCAGACGCACGAGGCCGGACGGTAGAGGCGCCCCCGAGGGAATTCGAATCCCTGTCGCCACCTTGAAAGGGTGGTGTCCTAGGCCTCTAGACGACGGGGGCCGTGGTGCAGGCGGATCACTCTAGCACCGAGGTCGGCGCCGCCAGCCGTTATTCAGTACGCGACGCCGCATACGCCGGATCCCGTAGGGGCGGGCCTTGTGCCCGCCCGTGACCGGCACCGCCAGCAGTGACCTGTCACTCTGACGGAGCGTCGCGACCTGAAGCATCGCAAATGCCCCCGCGCCTCCCCAATGCTCCCGGCGCCGTGACCCTCGGTCAGGGCGCCCACCAGGGACGCCCCTACGGGATCGAGCCAACATCTCGTTGCGGCGCACCATGAAAGATCCGCTCGACCACCGCCCGCAAGATCCGGCGCTCGTGCTTCGATCGCGGCTGGAAGCGGTTGCAGACCCCGTGCGCGCCGCGGGCGAAGCCAAGTACCTGAAGCTCGAGCGACGCCGGGTGATCGGCACGTCGATGCCCGGCGCCGAGCGCGTGATCACCGGCTTCGTCAATGATTTCGGACTGCCGTCGGACCTGGGCCTGCTGGATCGGCTCTTCGACGCGTCGCTGGAAGAAGCCTGGTGCGCGATCTGGATGCTGGCGGCCCAGCCGGCATTCAGCGCCGACACCTGGCGACTCACCGACGCCTGGAGCGGCGCGCCGGACACCTGGGCGCTCGCCGACCCGATCTCGCTGCTGCTGGTGGCGGGCCACCTTGAGGCCGGCGTTATCGATGAGGACGTGCTGCGCGCCTGGAGCGCGCGCGAGTCGCCGTTCTGGTACCGGCGCGTAGCCCTGGTGTCCACGGTGTCGCTCAACGACGGCTTGCACGGCCCAACCCAGCGGCGACTGCGCCGGATCGGGCGCGTGCCGCCGATCGGTGAGTCGCCGAGGCCGGGCCTGACGCTTGACTTGCTGGAAGCCAGCATCCACGACCGGCGGCACTTTATCCGTCTGGGCATCGGCTGGGCGCTGCGACCGTTGTCCGCGGTGGACCCCGACGGCGCCGCGGCGTTCGTGCAGCGTCACCGCCCCCGAATCACCAAAGCCATGCTGCGCAAGGCGCGACTGGACGACGACGGCAGGCGGGCATCGTGATCTCGCTCGTCCTCGACACGGATATCGGCGACGACGTGGACGACGCCTTCGCCCTGACCTTCGCCGCGCGGCACCCGCAAATCCGCCTCTGCGCGGTGACCACGGTGTTGGGCGACACGCGCTGGCGGGCGGCGCTGACGCTCCGCCTGCTGGACGAGTTGGGCGTCGTCGACGTTCCCGTGGCGGCGGGCGAGCCGGACGGCGGCATCGAGGGCATCCCCCTATCCGGCGACGTAGTGTTGCCCCAGGGCCGTGATGATCCCCGCCGCGATCCACGGTCAGCCGTCGACCTCATGGCCGACGTGATCGCCGCCGCGCCCGAGCCCGTGTGGCTCGCAACCATCGGTCCGGCCACCAACGCCGCCGCCCTGCTGGCCGAACGGCCCGACGCGCTCGAACGCCTGACTGGAATCGTCATGATGGGCGGCCGGCACGATCCGGCAAACCCGCGCGAGCACAACTTCGGCGCCGATCCCGCCGCCGCGGCCGCCGTGTGCAATTGCGGCCGCCCGGTGCGCGTGGGCGACTACCTCGTCACGTCCCAGGCGCAGCTCCGGCGGGAGGACCTGTCCCGCGTGCGACGCGCGCCGGGAATTGGCCCATCGCTAGGACTGATGCTCGAAACCTACCTGGACCGCCGCAACCGCGATTGGACCAGCATGTATGACCCCGCGGCGCTCACGCTGGCGCTTGGCGAGGACCTTCTGCGACTCGGCCTGACGCCTCGCCGCGCCGAGGTTGCGGCCGGACAGGTTCGGTTTCGAGTCGCGAGTGAAGCTACCCATTTGCGCATCGCGGCATCGATCGACGCGGCGGCCTTCCGTCGCGACCTGCTCGACGTCATCGGCGCCCGCGCATGAGCCTGCCGGCCAGCCCCAACCTGGCGCCCGGCAGTCCGCAGCTTCAGCACATCGAATCGGCGCGCGCGGTGCTCGAGCGGGACGCCAGGGTCCTGGCGGCGTGGATCGGTGGGAGCATCGCCGCGGGAACGGCGGACCGCTGGTCGGACGTGGATTTGCGGCTAGCCGTCGCCGAGTCCGATCTCCCCGACGTCATGGCCGCCATTCCCGCAACGCTACCGGCGATCCATCCGGTGCTGGGATGGTTCAGCCGGCCCGTTCGCGGTGGACACCTCGTCGTCGTCACCTTCGAGGGGCCGCTGCGCGCAGACGTTGAAATCACGACGCCGGCGGCCCTGCGCGGCCTGCGGCACGAGGCGGCGGCGTCCCTGATCGACCCGGACGGGCACGTGGCGCGCTTCGCTGGCACTCCCTACACGCCACGCCTGCTCACGCCGGCGGAGTTGATCGAGCGCGAGGCGGCGCGTGTCCCAATCGAGTTGGGACGACTACGGCAGGCCATCCAGGACCGCTCGGTTCTGGTGGCAACGCAGGCCCAGGCCGCGCTGCTGGAGTCGGCCCAGCGCCTGCTCGTTCTGCTGCGCGACCCGCGCGCCGCGGGCCTCGCGGGTCCCAAGCATGCGGCTGATGTGCTCACGTCAGCCGACGTCGAGCCGCTGCTGGCCCCGCTGCGCGCCTGGAGCGCCGCCTGGCCCGATCCGGCAGCTGATTCCATCGACCCGACCCTCGAAGTCCTGCGTCCGCTCGCGGCGGAGGCCGGGAATCGCCACGGAGCACCCGTGCCCCTGCGTCCAGAGCCGCCGGACCCGGAAAGAGCCCCGGCTGAGGCGAGCGACGTCAGCCGCGGTGCGCGCACGGCGGCAGGAGCCGTCGAGGCCGCCCACAACCTGCTGGTGCACGCCATGGTCGGCGCCAGCTACTACAACCGCGGCCTGTTCACCGGGCTGCTCTGGGGCTATGCCATGGCGGCGCAACTCGCCGCCGACCTGGCTCGCGTGCGCTCGGATGCACCGGAGCTGTCAGCCAAACTCGCACCCGCCGACGAAGCCGCGTTCGAGAACGCCCTGCGGCCGTTGCGTCTCGGTGGCGTCGATGCCGTCCGCTTAGTCGCGGCCAACGTGGCGGCGTTGTATTCGCGCTACCTCGAACGCGCCTGCGCCGCGCTCGGCCTGGCCTACCGGCGGCGGCTCGACCGCGAGGTCAACGCCTACCTCTTTCGGGAAGGCGTATTCGCCTACGACGTCACCGCGGCCAATCCTGCGCCCTGAACCCGGCTGCTTATTCCGGGCGCCGGCTCGCGCCGCGTGCTCGCCGCCGCGCCCATCCCAGCGCGACGCACGCCCCCACCGCCGTCGTGCCGGCGAGCAGGTTGAACAAAAGGTCTCGCGGGTCGAAAACCCGGCTCGGCAGAACCGCCTGCACGCCTTCGTCGAGCAGGCCCAACGACCCGGTCGCCAGCACGGCGACCAGGGGCGGCAGCGGAACGCGACGCCCTTGGCGCGCGCGCTCGGCCAGCGCTTCGTAGACGAAGACGCCCACCACGCCGTACTCCATCAGGTGCGTGCGCTCCTCCTGACCACCCATCAGCCGCGCGACCATCAACAGGTAGGCGGCCGCGATGCCCAGCGCGACGGCGATCTCCACCCCGCCCGGCCGCACTTGCAGGCCCTGCGTGACGATAGTCAGGCCCACGAGCACCAGGCCGCAGGCAACGGCGGCCGGCAGCCACCCGCGCTCGTCGAGAACCTGGGCCAGCATCGGCGCCAGGCCCAGGGTCGCGTAAATCGCCGCCAGGACGGCCAGCGTCCAGAGCCACAGGCGCCGCTCCCGCTTTGAGGAAAAGAAGGCCATGGCGGGAACTGTAGCGGGAGTGACCGCTGGATCCCGTGCGAGCGGTTCCCGGGCGTCCGCCCCCGTCAGGCACAATGAGCGCCGCCGACTCTTATCCGAAGGCTGGCCCGTGAAGATCTCGCAGCGTGTACAAGACTTGGCCGAATCAGGAACGATCGCCGTCAGCAACAAGGTCGCGGCGATGCGCGCTCAGGGCATCGACGTCGTGAGCCTGGGCGCCGGAGAGCCCGACTTCGACACGCCCGACCACATCAAGGCGGCCGCCGCGGAGGCCCTCGGCGGGGGTGAGACCAAATACGCCAAGCCGGCGTCGGGCGTTCCCGAGCTCAAGCATGCCGTCGTCGCCAAGCTGCAGCGCGAGAACGGCCTCGCCTACTCCACCGACCAGGTGGTCGCCAGCGTCGGCGGCAAGGAGGCGCTGTACCTGGCCTTCGCCACCTTGCTCGATCCCGGCGACGAGGTCATCATCCCCGCGCCGTATTGGGTGTCGTATCCCGAGCAGGTCAAGCTGGCCGGCGGCGTGCCCGTCTTTGTCAACGCCGGCGCGGACGCGGGATTCCGGATCACTCCCGACCAGCTGCGCGCGGCGCTCACGCCGCGCACGCGCGTATTAGTGTTCAACTCGCCCAGCAACCCGACCGGCGCCGCATACTCGCCCGAGGAAACCGACGCGCTGGCGGAGGTGCTGGCCGACACCGACGTGGTGACCTTCAGCGACGAGATGTACGACCGCTTGCTGTTCGGCGGTCGCGTCTTCAAGAGCTTCGCCGCCACTTCCGACCACGCCTACGACCACACCATCACCTTCAACGCCGGATCCAAGACGTACTCCATGACCGGCTGGCGCATCGGCTACGCCGCCGGGCCGGTGGACGTGATCAAGGGCATGGCCAAGCTCCAGTCGCAGACCACCAGCGGCGCGGCCACTTTCACCATGCACGCGCTGGCCGCCGCCCTGAACGGCGACCAATCCTGCGTGGAGGTCATGCGGGCCGAGTTCGAGCGCCGGGGTAAGTTCCTCAGCGACCGTTTGAACGCCCTGGACGGCGTGGTCTGCCCCGAGCCGGGCGGCGCGTTCTACGCCTTCCCCGACGTCTCCGGCACCTTCGAGGCCAAGGGTGTGTCGGGCTCCACCGAGTGGGCCGGCCGCCTGCTGGAAGACGCCCACGTCGGCGTGGTGCCGGGCAGCGACTTCGGCGCCGACGACTGTGTGCGCCTCAGCTTCGCCACCAGCATGGAGGCTCTGGAAACCGCCCTGGACAGGATCGAAGGCTTTCTGGGCTAGCGCCGCGCTGACGGAAAGTCGTGGCGCAGCCAGGGCGGGTACTGTTCCCTCTCCCTTGAAGGGAGAGGGCTAGGGAGAGGGTAATCCGGGGTCTGGATGCGGAGCGCCACCCCATCGTTCGCATGGGCTTACGCCGCGTCGGCCCCCCGCGCCAGCCCGTCCAACTCATCCCGATCCAACCCCAGGCTCTCGGCCGTTTCCAGGATTGCCGTCCACGTCGCCTCCGCCACCGGCAGACCGGCCGTGCCGAGCTTCTCCCGGGACCGCCGCTCGGTGTCGCCGGGAATCAGCACCTCGTCGAATCCGGCGGCCGGCCGCGTGTTTCGCATGCGGTCGAAGGTGTTGCGGGAGGCCGCGTCGTAGCCGTCGCCCCAGTCGAAGGCGTTGGTGTCGATGGCCATGGCGAACGTGCCGATGCGCACGTTGATCTCCGGATTGATGGCGCCGGTGAGATTGGCGGCCAGGATCTCCGTCATCAGCGAAAGCCCGTAGCCCTTGTGCCCCGCCATGTGGAGCAGCACGCCGCCGTCGTAGAGGTCGCCCGGTTCGGTTGACGGCTGTCCGTCGCCGTCCAGGATCTGGCCGGGCGGCAGCTGCGTGCCCTTGGCCAGCGCCACCCGCACCTTGCCCTCGGCGGTGGCCGTGGTGGCGAAGTCGACGATCAGCGGATCGGCCCCGGCCGCCGGCGCGCCAAAGGCCATCGGATTCGTGCTCAGCCGGCCTTCGGCGCCGCCAAACGGCGCCGCCCGCATCGTGCCCGGCCCACCCGCGGCCATGAGGTAGACCACGCCCAACTCGGCTCCCAGCTCTGCCCACTCACCGAGGCGCCCGATGTGGTTGCAATGAACGATGCCGCCGATGGCGACGCGCGAGGTCTTGGCTTTGGCCGCCAGGCGTAGCGTCAAATCCTCCGCCGCCAGGTGACCGAATCCATACTGGGCGTCCAGCA from the Chloroflexota bacterium genome contains:
- a CDS encoding ankyrin repeat domain-containing protein, which codes for MTTDEDGRVTGLDLFRNNVSGVIPTDVGNLDKLVVLNVANTHDPVGSAVADIIVGFASLIELVFTGDTTLDTRNPPEYNDLYGCIPSRLQGQLDSEQSSLGGLGFCDGSNEAESTNALALEYAVLKGDGAAVRRLLRDDVDVACADDSGPTVLHAAIAQGIADIARMLAERCAEELDDASSGALYELALDRGTPEIVEVLLDAGVDIPCSSESDRTRLHVAVVYEYVELARMVAEKCPEVLNSVRTSRIDEQTPLSLAIAIRNQKLIRILIEAGADPNVRVVPDYEVGSHLAHAVEGGDLAIVELLLEAGADPNVSDADLGAPSYRATPLARAYHNDRADLVRVLVEGGAKLGDRGSEMLSGAISSGRAELVDALVEAGADVNATAANGWSMLKWAVVKDSAEMVGVLVEAGADVNATDANGEHILFDAVLHGSSEVVETLVAAGADVNARDKNGRSVLGKARLFNDPEVIRILINAGAKE
- a CDS encoding nucleoside hydrolase, whose product is MISLVLDTDIGDDVDDAFALTFAARHPQIRLCAVTTVLGDTRWRAALTLRLLDELGVVDVPVAAGEPDGGIEGIPLSGDVVLPQGRDDPRRDPRSAVDLMADVIAAAPEPVWLATIGPATNAAALLAERPDALERLTGIVMMGGRHDPANPREHNFGADPAAAAAVCNCGRPVRVGDYLVTSQAQLRREDLSRVRRAPGIGPSLGLMLETYLDRRNRDWTSMYDPAALTLALGEDLLRLGLTPRRAEVAAGQVRFRVASEATHLRIAASIDAAAFRRDLLDVIGARA
- a CDS encoding transporter substrate-binding domain-containing protein, whose amino-acid sequence is MARGILFGAIVAVLLAVSLACSETPEAVRMGTEGAYPPYNFINDDGEVDGFERELGDELCRRANLECTWVTNDWDTIISNLVAGDYDTIIAGMSITVERDEIIDFSQPYLPPSASVYLAAAGAGDNAVNGTVAAQGATVQADYLASQSGATLLEFELVPDAIAAVLSGAADAALVDLAFARESMAEHEGMLAIVGPEVKLDLGVGIGVREDDGELKDKLDQAIGEMKDDGTLNAMISKWFGEEDEGF
- a CDS encoding thiamine pyrophosphate-dependent enzyme, yielding ERLLRAESPLIWAGQGVLYAEASAELQTVAELLGAPVMTTLQGKSAFNERHELSAGVGAYVETGMVTHYLEHSDTLLGVGASLSLSPFTPKIPDGKTIIHATNDPADLHKVYPADVAVCADAKLFLAQLAEVLQSRVGASQQELRRSTVAKLAELRRAWRADFAAEFNDESDPVNGYRLFGELWSLIDPDTSMVTHESGATRDIQCVFYESTVPRSYLGWGQSSQLGFSLGLAMGAKLANPDKLVVNVMGDGAAGMTGMDWETASRENIPILSVIKNDAIFSGYDRNIPTAIEKFGVSSLYGDYAGVATALGCHGEKVSTVAELRPALQRAIRATQEGQPAVVDVTTAETRRLSIPPPERKTT
- a CDS encoding Ldh family oxidoreductase: MPTFSAEPLTATTARILEAAGTPAEASAKIATWLVRADLSGHPSHGVIRIPDYIDRIRQGAFIPAVGPVVASESDTTVLLDAQYGFGHLAAEDLTLRLAAKAKTSRVAIGGIVHCNHIGRLGEWAELGAELGVVYLMAAGGPGTMRAAPFGGAEGRLSTNPMAFGAPAAGADPLIVDFATTATAEGKVRVALAKGTQLPPGQILDGDGQPSTEPGDLYDGGVLLHMAGHKGYGLSLMTEILAANLTGAINPEINVRIGTFAMAIDTNAFDWGDGYDAASRNTFDRMRNTRPAAGFDEVLIPGDTERRSREKLGTAGLPVAEATWTAILETAESLGLDRDELDGLARGADAA
- a CDS encoding MoaD/ThiS family protein: MPTVTIRIPQVLRHHTAGARSVDLQASTVQQALNALFVVYPSLRESLTPPSGNVLEATNLFLNEQDVATLDGLATPTANGDTLTILPAMSGGGRSGSRGKLRSGPLPRHWER
- a CDS encoding VanZ family protein, yielding MAFFSSKRERRLWLWTLAVLAAIYATLGLAPMLAQVLDERGWLPAAVACGLVLVGLTIVTQGLQVRPGGVEIAVALGIAAAYLLMVARLMGGQEERTHLMEYGVVGVFVYEALAERARQGRRVPLPPLVAVLATGSLGLLDEGVQAVLPSRVFDPRDLLFNLLAGTTAVGACVALGWARRRARGASRRPE
- a CDS encoding cupin domain-containing protein is translated as MRNPMQPKVVDPGEVAAEHVYPDAPSKVIKRNLVTHRDDAPNFGMRLFEVEAGGATDHHQHPWEHEVFIVSGSGHLLTDDGLKPFAQGQAVFVPPMAMHQFQNTGAAPLQFICMIPNSGDCQ
- a CDS encoding DNA alkylation repair protein gives rise to the protein MKDPLDHRPQDPALVLRSRLEAVADPVRAAGEAKYLKLERRRVIGTSMPGAERVITGFVNDFGLPSDLGLLDRLFDASLEEAWCAIWMLAAQPAFSADTWRLTDAWSGAPDTWALADPISLLLVAGHLEAGVIDEDVLRAWSARESPFWYRRVALVSTVSLNDGLHGPTQRRLRRIGRVPPIGESPRPGLTLDLLEASIHDRRHFIRLGIGWALRPLSAVDPDGAAAFVQRHRPRITKAMLRKARLDDDGRRAS
- a CDS encoding pyridoxal phosphate-dependent aminotransferase; this translates as MKISQRVQDLAESGTIAVSNKVAAMRAQGIDVVSLGAGEPDFDTPDHIKAAAAEALGGGETKYAKPASGVPELKHAVVAKLQRENGLAYSTDQVVASVGGKEALYLAFATLLDPGDEVIIPAPYWVSYPEQVKLAGGVPVFVNAGADAGFRITPDQLRAALTPRTRVLVFNSPSNPTGAAYSPEETDALAEVLADTDVVTFSDEMYDRLLFGGRVFKSFAATSDHAYDHTITFNAGSKTYSMTGWRIGYAAGPVDVIKGMAKLQSQTTSGAATFTMHALAAALNGDQSCVEVMRAEFERRGKFLSDRLNALDGVVCPEPGGAFYAFPDVSGTFEAKGVSGSTEWAGRLLEDAHVGVVPGSDFGADDCVRLSFATSMEALETALDRIEGFLG
- a CDS encoding nucleotidyltransferase domain-containing protein → MSLPASPNLAPGSPQLQHIESARAVLERDARVLAAWIGGSIAAGTADRWSDVDLRLAVAESDLPDVMAAIPATLPAIHPVLGWFSRPVRGGHLVVVTFEGPLRADVEITTPAALRGLRHEAAASLIDPDGHVARFAGTPYTPRLLTPAELIEREAARVPIELGRLRQAIQDRSVLVATQAQAALLESAQRLLVLLRDPRAAGLAGPKHAADVLTSADVEPLLAPLRAWSAAWPDPAADSIDPTLEVLRPLAAEAGNRHGAPVPLRPEPPDPERAPAEASDVSRGARTAAGAVEAAHNLLVHAMVGASYYNRGLFTGLLWGYAMAAQLAADLARVRSDAPELSAKLAPADEAAFENALRPLRLGGVDAVRLVAANVAALYSRYLERACAALGLAYRRRLDREVNAYLFREGVFAYDVTAANPAP